In Halalkalibaculum roseum, a single window of DNA contains:
- a CDS encoding cupin domain-containing protein, with translation MKEEQLELEKSKAMIVVEIIEYVPDSVVIKTIIKKSTGNINAVSFDTGEKLEEKTSPFDKFIQIIDGKAEVIIDGVSKPLETGESIIIPAHAPNSFKANDRFKMISTIIKSGYEEVS, from the coding sequence ATGAAAGAAGAACAATTAGAGCTTGAAAAATCGAAAGCAATGATCGTTGTCGAAATCATTGAGTATGTCCCTGATTCGGTGGTGATTAAGACAATCATTAAAAAATCGACCGGAAATATCAATGCCGTCTCTTTTGACACCGGGGAGAAATTGGAAGAGAAAACCTCTCCATTCGATAAATTCATTCAGATTATTGACGGAAAAGCAGAGGTGATCATTGACGGAGTAAGCAAGCCTCTGGAGACCGGAGAATCGATCATTATCCCGGCTCATGCCCCTAATTCATTTAAAGCGAACGACCGGTTTAAAATGATATCCACAATAATCAAAAGCGGATATGAGGAGGTAAGTTAA